Proteins co-encoded in one Lysobacter solisilvae genomic window:
- a CDS encoding 2OG-Fe dioxygenase family protein: protein MDADTRSAIDALRRDGFGFVHAQTMRGLLEHCGTLQDWDAFAGSWNALGPDPYLAQTGRRRLRRHGVYRAGAQGIIERAEHQPHYQSSDYNRLQGDIERWFEPILPEVGNGATMGTVLRCCHGLFTRLAPAVDSWRIEVHQFRIEARADEPGEPTPEGVHRDGVDYVLVLMVERRNIASGTTTIHSPDGTLLGSFTLATALDAALVDDARVHHGVTPVAPLDPALPAWRDVLVVTFRAGG from the coding sequence TTGGACGCCGATACTCGCAGCGCGATTGATGCGCTGCGCCGGGATGGCTTCGGATTCGTTCACGCGCAGACTATGCGCGGACTGCTGGAACACTGCGGCACGCTCCAGGACTGGGATGCTTTTGCAGGAAGCTGGAATGCACTGGGGCCCGATCCCTACCTGGCCCAGACCGGTCGCCGGAGGCTGCGGCGCCATGGCGTCTATCGCGCAGGCGCGCAGGGAATCATCGAACGGGCGGAACACCAGCCGCACTATCAGTCCAGCGACTACAACCGGCTGCAGGGCGACATCGAGCGCTGGTTCGAGCCCATTCTTCCCGAGGTGGGCAATGGCGCCACGATGGGCACAGTCCTGCGGTGTTGCCACGGACTGTTCACGCGACTCGCGCCTGCCGTGGACTCGTGGCGCATCGAAGTGCATCAGTTCCGCATCGAGGCGCGCGCGGACGAGCCCGGTGAGCCCACGCCGGAAGGCGTCCACCGGGACGGCGTCGATTACGTTCTTGTGCTCATGGTGGAGCGGCGCAATATCGCCAGCGGCACGACCACCATTCACTCGCCCGACGGCACCCTGCTCGGCAGCTTCACCCTGGCCACCGCACTCGATGCCGCGCTGGTGGACGATGCGCGCGTGCATCACGGCGTGACCCCGGTCGCCCCGCTCGATCCGGCGCTGCCGGCCTGGCGCGATGTGCTGGTGGTGACTTTCCGCGCCGGCGGCTGA
- the rpiA gene encoding ribose-5-phosphate isomerase RpiA, with translation MSEAKRLAGEKAIDYVEDGMIVGVGTGSTVAFFIDALARIKHRIAGTVSSSEQSTQRLQSHGIEVMDLNTTGPLSLYVDGADECDPHKRLIKGGGAALTREKIIAEASARFICIVDPAKRVDVLGRFPLPVEVVPMARSLVARELLAMTGGQPVWRQGTTTDNGNWILDIHGLAITDPVAMESAINQIPGVVSVGLFARRAADVVIVGGEPPIVL, from the coding sequence ATGAGCGAAGCCAAGCGTCTGGCCGGCGAGAAGGCCATCGATTACGTTGAGGACGGCATGATCGTGGGCGTGGGCACGGGTTCGACCGTGGCCTTCTTCATCGATGCGCTGGCCCGCATCAAGCACCGTATCGCCGGCACGGTCTCGAGCTCCGAACAGAGCACGCAGCGCCTGCAGTCGCACGGCATCGAGGTCATGGACCTCAACACGACCGGGCCGCTCTCGCTCTACGTCGACGGCGCGGACGAGTGCGACCCGCACAAGCGCCTGATCAAAGGCGGGGGCGCGGCGCTGACGCGCGAGAAAATCATTGCCGAAGCCAGTGCCAGGTTCATCTGCATCGTGGACCCGGCCAAGCGCGTCGACGTACTCGGTCGCTTCCCGTTGCCGGTGGAAGTCGTGCCGATGGCGCGGAGCCTGGTGGCGCGCGAACTGCTGGCCATGACCGGCGGCCAGCCGGTGTGGCGCCAGGGCACCACCACCGACAACGGCAACTGGATCCTCGACATCCACGGCCTGGCGATCACCGATCCGGTGGCCATGGAATCGGCGATCAACCAGATTCCTGGCGTGGTGAGCGTGGGGCTGTTCGCCCGGCGCGCCGCTGACGTCGTCATCGTCGGCGGTGAACCGCCGATCGTTCTCTAG
- a CDS encoding EVE domain-containing protein → MSSRRRYWLMKSEPDAFSIDDLARVGTEPWTGVRNYQARNHMRAMQVGDGVLFYHSSCDVPGIVGVATVASAPYPDPTQFDRKSDYYDPKATQEQPRWDLVDVSFERKLKRTIALNEIRDQADALGEGFSLIQRGSRLSVIPVTAAQWKLLLSLE, encoded by the coding sequence ATGAGTTCGCGCCGACGCTACTGGCTCATGAAGTCCGAGCCCGATGCCTTCTCCATCGACGACCTGGCGCGTGTCGGCACCGAGCCGTGGACGGGCGTGCGCAACTACCAGGCACGCAACCACATGCGCGCAATGCAGGTGGGCGACGGCGTGCTGTTCTACCACTCCAGTTGCGACGTGCCGGGCATCGTCGGCGTCGCGACCGTGGCCAGCGCACCCTACCCGGACCCTACCCAGTTCGACCGCAAGTCCGACTACTACGACCCCAAAGCCACGCAGGAACAGCCTCGCTGGGACCTGGTGGACGTCAGCTTCGAGCGCAAGCTCAAGCGCACCATCGCGCTCAACGAAATCCGCGACCAGGCCGACGCGCTGGGCGAGGGCTTCTCGCTGATCCAGCGCGGATCGCGCCTGTCCGTCATTCCGGTGACCGCGGCGCAATGGAAACTTCTCCTTTCCCTGGAATGA
- a CDS encoding 5-formyltetrahydrofolate cyclo-ligase, which yields MSTDSAISRRSQRQVLREARRALPAARRIQAADALAGQLLTLPFAPTSGYVAGYWASDGEIALHAWQLRLPGDCRYCLPVLGEDQRLRFAPWRPGDPLVTNRFGIPEPDLAPTSLLDAQAMALIVLPLVGFDQSGHRLGMGGGWYDRTLAFRHERLPPPHLVGAAFDIQQVDGVGAQAWDVRMDAVCTESTTHLSKTEPA from the coding sequence ATGAGCACCGACAGCGCCATCTCGCGCCGCTCGCAGCGGCAGGTCCTGCGCGAGGCGCGTCGCGCACTACCCGCGGCGCGGCGCATCCAGGCCGCCGACGCGCTGGCCGGGCAGTTACTGACGCTGCCGTTCGCTCCCACCTCGGGCTACGTGGCCGGTTACTGGGCCAGCGACGGTGAAATCGCCCTGCATGCGTGGCAGTTGCGCCTTCCCGGCGACTGCCGCTACTGCCTGCCCGTGCTCGGCGAAGACCAGCGCCTGCGGTTCGCCCCCTGGCGTCCCGGCGACCCCTTGGTCACGAATCGTTTCGGCATTCCCGAACCCGACCTGGCGCCCACGTCGTTGCTCGATGCCCAAGCCATGGCGCTGATCGTGCTGCCCCTGGTGGGCTTCGATCAAAGCGGGCATCGGCTCGGCATGGGAGGCGGCTGGTACGATCGCACCCTCGCGTTCCGCCACGAGCGGCTGCCTCCGCCTCACCTGGTCGGCGCCGCGTTCGACATCCAGCAAGTGGATGGAGTGGGCGCGCAGGCCTGGGACGTGCGAATGGATGCCGTCTGCACGGAGTCCACCACCCACCTGTCCAAGACGGAGCCCGCATGA
- a CDS encoding cell division protein ZapA yields MSSSTSEPVIIRLLDREYTIGCEPDERDSLMAAARLLDQKMREIRGNNRMAALDRVAVLAALNFAHELQQARQESEGRDRELTRTLGDLHRKLDGLFDPAGR; encoded by the coding sequence GTGAGTTCCAGCACCAGCGAGCCGGTCATCATCCGGCTGCTCGATCGCGAGTACACCATCGGTTGCGAGCCCGACGAGCGCGACAGCCTGATGGCCGCGGCCCGCCTGCTCGATCAGAAGATGCGTGAGATCCGCGGCAACAACCGGATGGCTGCGCTTGATCGCGTCGCGGTGCTGGCGGCACTCAACTTTGCCCATGAACTCCAGCAGGCACGCCAGGAAAGCGAAGGACGCGATCGCGAACTCACGCGCACGCTCGGTGACCTGCATCGCAAGCTCGACGGCCTGTTCGATCCCGCCGGGCGCTGA
- a CDS encoding TIGR02449 family protein — MDRNQLIAELQTLSARLDDLGAQARRLSEENRSLRAQQEQLATERSTLLAKNEQARTRVEAMIARLKSLEQHT; from the coding sequence ATGGACCGCAACCAGCTCATCGCCGAACTGCAGACCCTGTCCGCGCGCCTGGACGACCTGGGTGCGCAGGCGCGCCGGCTCTCCGAGGAGAACCGGAGCCTGCGGGCGCAGCAGGAACAACTGGCGACCGAGCGCTCCACGCTGCTGGCCAAGAACGAACAGGCCCGGACGCGGGTCGAGGCCATGATCGCCAGGCTCAAGTCGCTGGAGCAGCACACGTGA
- a CDS encoding EAL domain-containing protein, whose product MRPSPIFPARFFGVVVASCLAFAGSAGAATRDFYFERLGGERGLAQNTVNALAQDGQGFVWVGTQGGLHRYDGQRYAQYRHDPRDPASLPDSYITALALDGEQALWVGSYSQYVARVDLTNGGIRRYEVSGGGEAQRQVMALLSHAGTVWVGTVAGLERLDPRTGTRDAVITQDPQLLRASPWQALAAGNDGAVWYGNAAGLYRVGPRGGVERMRPALSVRSLMRDHRGQLWIGASSGLYRLATDDHSLLRVWPAPDQPAADIRSIVETPDHQLWLSLGSHGVVRLDPSTQRTRVIHHQPGVLSALPEDGINTLMVDRGGMLWLGGQFRGVAVTDPRGTRFTYALDLDSGHNPSLDNSVRGMVQDTQGVLWLATDDSRLLRYELARDHFEDVTAALPPPPAGGPPRRRVLALTREAGGTLLLATSHGLLRLDPRTRATTLVALGPHTLSSMRSVLVDRSGDIWLGMGAQGALHLQTKTSRVVHYPYRDGSTRHLPHPAVHALLQDRRGRIWLGTGDGLALLDPVTGTLRQFRHATDAPGSLPGNLVRALHESSDGTIWVGTHAGLSRVVEGADGRIGFAHPLADAMRNRSVPVVFTIGESPRGRLWLGTDSGIVRFDPEPRRYRFYGLADGLQDLEFNGGAVARLADGRLAFGGVGGLNLFNPLAIADSDYRPPLRLLSAQAGGEAPDAQAAWWQPATLEIPAGVQLLRLRVGALDYAPAADIQYRYRLDGFDMGWIENGRQREVTYTRLPPGQYTFRAQATNRDGVWSPGELVLPVHVAPPWWRHPQIIAAQVLAALLVVLTLGWRRHRAIRRERGLNQAIREREERLKLALWGSGEVFWDYDFKRGRMHAMRIDEQGMQDPGGYVHMDEVTRHEVHPDDWPRVEDLLRQHLKGRTPVLLSEHRVRLPDGHWAWMLARGRVVERDTHGRALRIAGTARDVTGTRNAERERRIASEVLRSMAEAVCVFDREFSFISINPAFTRMTGYSDVEVIGRDTHLLDSAQHDPEFYRQMRQRLERDGRWSGEVWQQRKDGQEFLCWVQASAVLDATNQRSHYVAVLSDITDQKRAEQELRYLANYDTLTSLPNRTLLSERLSRAIVRARRQGKRIAVLFLDLDRFKDINDSLGHAAGDRILRAAATRLQATVGPQHTVARLGGDEFTVVLEDIDTALQAEQIARDVIGAFEQPLDIDERHDVAISPSIGISLYPDHAQIPTDLLKHADTAMYQAKAAGRRTFMRYTDEMDVEIRERANISAALRKVLDRGELQLMFQPRLSLTRMQVTGVEALLRWHSSEYGDIPPDRFIPLAEESGLILEIGEWAMNEACLTLRDWREQGLDEISMAVNVSALQLLRGHLPDVVQRALAASTIPPQRLELELTESVIMANAEQTAATLVAIRDLGVGLAVDDFGTGYSSLAYLKRLPINALKIDKEFIGDLTRDADDEAITSAVIALAHSLDLTVVAEGVETDAQVQFLRQHGCDEIQGYWLAQPMGADQCLHFLRSWAVAASATSRHATSF is encoded by the coding sequence GTGCGCCCTTCCCCAATTTTCCCAGCCCGATTTTTCGGTGTCGTCGTCGCCTCCTGCCTCGCCTTCGCGGGTAGTGCTGGCGCCGCCACGCGTGATTTCTATTTCGAGCGGCTCGGCGGCGAGCGCGGGCTGGCGCAGAACACGGTCAACGCTCTGGCCCAGGATGGACAGGGCTTCGTCTGGGTGGGCACCCAAGGGGGACTGCACCGGTACGACGGTCAGCGCTACGCGCAGTACCGCCACGACCCGCGCGATCCGGCCAGCCTGCCCGACAGCTACATCACCGCGCTGGCACTGGACGGGGAACAGGCCCTGTGGGTCGGCTCCTACTCCCAGTACGTCGCCCGCGTCGACCTGACCAATGGCGGGATCCGTCGCTACGAGGTGTCCGGCGGGGGCGAGGCGCAGCGCCAGGTGATGGCCCTGCTTTCGCATGCCGGCACGGTCTGGGTCGGCACGGTCGCCGGCCTGGAACGACTGGACCCGCGCACCGGCACCCGCGATGCGGTGATCACGCAGGATCCGCAGCTGCTGCGCGCCAGCCCGTGGCAGGCACTGGCGGCCGGCAACGACGGCGCGGTCTGGTACGGCAACGCCGCGGGGCTGTACCGGGTTGGCCCGCGCGGCGGCGTGGAACGCATGCGGCCGGCGCTGTCGGTGCGCAGCCTCATGCGCGACCATCGCGGCCAGTTGTGGATCGGCGCCAGCAGCGGCCTCTACCGCCTGGCGACCGACGATCACTCCCTGCTGCGGGTATGGCCCGCGCCGGACCAGCCGGCGGCCGACATCCGCTCGATCGTGGAGACCCCCGACCACCAGCTGTGGTTGTCCCTGGGCTCGCATGGCGTGGTGCGGCTGGATCCGTCCACGCAACGCACGCGCGTCATCCACCATCAGCCCGGCGTGCTCTCGGCCCTGCCCGAGGACGGCATCAACACGCTGATGGTCGACCGCGGCGGGATGCTGTGGCTGGGCGGGCAGTTCCGCGGCGTGGCGGTGACCGACCCGCGCGGCACGCGATTCACCTACGCGCTCGACCTGGACAGCGGGCACAACCCCTCGCTGGACAACAGTGTGCGCGGCATGGTCCAGGACACGCAGGGCGTGCTTTGGCTGGCGACGGACGATTCACGCCTGCTCCGCTACGAACTGGCACGCGATCACTTCGAAGACGTGACCGCGGCGCTGCCGCCGCCGCCCGCGGGCGGCCCACCGCGCCGCCGCGTGCTTGCGCTGACGCGCGAGGCCGGCGGCACGCTGCTGCTGGCCACCAGTCACGGGCTGCTGCGGCTGGATCCGCGCACCCGGGCAACCACGCTGGTCGCGCTCGGGCCACACACACTCAGCTCGATGCGCAGCGTCCTTGTCGACCGGTCCGGCGACATCTGGCTCGGCATGGGCGCACAGGGTGCCCTGCACCTGCAGACCAAAACCAGCCGCGTGGTGCATTACCCCTACCGCGACGGTTCGACGCGACACCTGCCGCACCCGGCCGTCCACGCGCTGCTGCAGGACCGGCGCGGCCGCATCTGGCTGGGGACCGGCGACGGGCTGGCGCTGCTCGATCCGGTCACCGGCACGCTGCGCCAGTTCCGCCATGCGACCGACGCGCCGGGCAGCCTGCCGGGCAACCTGGTGCGCGCGCTGCATGAAAGCAGCGACGGCACGATCTGGGTCGGGACCCACGCCGGCCTGAGTCGCGTGGTTGAGGGCGCGGACGGCCGGATCGGCTTCGCCCATCCGCTGGCCGATGCCATGCGCAACCGCAGCGTGCCCGTGGTGTTCACGATCGGAGAGTCGCCGCGTGGACGACTGTGGCTGGGCACCGACAGCGGCATCGTGCGCTTCGACCCCGAGCCGCGGCGCTACCGCTTCTACGGCCTGGCCGATGGCCTGCAGGACCTGGAATTCAACGGCGGCGCGGTCGCGCGGCTTGCCGACGGCCGGCTGGCGTTCGGCGGCGTGGGCGGGCTCAACCTCTTCAATCCGCTCGCCATCGCCGATTCGGATTACCGCCCCCCGTTGCGCCTGCTGTCGGCGCAGGCCGGCGGCGAAGCGCCCGATGCCCAGGCCGCCTGGTGGCAGCCGGCGACGCTGGAGATCCCCGCTGGCGTGCAGCTGTTGCGCCTGCGCGTGGGCGCGCTGGACTACGCGCCTGCCGCGGACATCCAGTATCGCTACCGGCTCGACGGTTTCGACATGGGCTGGATCGAGAACGGCCGCCAGCGCGAGGTGACCTACACCCGCCTGCCCCCGGGCCAGTACACGTTCCGTGCGCAGGCCACCAACCGCGACGGCGTGTGGAGCCCGGGCGAACTCGTCCTGCCCGTGCATGTCGCGCCCCCGTGGTGGCGGCATCCGCAGATCATCGCGGCCCAGGTACTGGCCGCACTGCTGGTGGTGCTCACGCTCGGCTGGCGCCGCCACCGCGCCATCCGCCGCGAGCGGGGTCTGAACCAGGCCATCCGCGAACGCGAGGAACGCCTCAAGCTGGCGCTGTGGGGCTCGGGCGAGGTGTTCTGGGATTACGACTTCAAGCGCGGGCGCATGCACGCCATGCGCATCGACGAGCAGGGCATGCAGGACCCTGGCGGCTACGTCCACATGGACGAGGTGACCCGCCACGAAGTCCATCCCGACGACTGGCCGCGCGTCGAGGACCTGCTGCGCCAGCACCTCAAGGGCCGCACGCCCGTGCTGCTGTCCGAACACCGCGTCCGCCTGCCCGACGGGCACTGGGCATGGATGCTCGCCCGTGGCCGCGTGGTCGAACGCGACACGCACGGCCGCGCATTGCGCATCGCCGGGACCGCCCGCGACGTGACCGGCACCCGCAACGCCGAGCGCGAGCGCCGGATCGCCAGCGAGGTCCTGCGCAGCATGGCCGAGGCGGTGTGCGTGTTCGACCGCGAGTTCTCCTTCATCTCGATCAACCCGGCGTTCACCCGGATGACGGGCTACAGCGACGTGGAGGTGATCGGCCGCGATACGCACCTGCTCGACAGCGCGCAGCACGACCCGGAGTTCTACCGCCAGATGCGCCAGCGCCTGGAGCGCGACGGCCGCTGGTCCGGCGAGGTGTGGCAGCAACGCAAGGACGGCCAGGAATTCCTGTGCTGGGTGCAGGCCAGCGCGGTGCTCGACGCCACCAACCAGCGCAGCCATTACGTGGCGGTGCTCAGCGACATCACCGACCAGAAGCGGGCCGAGCAGGAGCTGCGTTATCTCGCCAACTACGACACCCTGACCAGCCTGCCCAACCGCACGCTGCTGTCCGAACGGCTGTCGCGCGCGATCGTCCGCGCGCGGCGGCAGGGCAAGCGGATCGCGGTGCTGTTCCTCGACCTGGACCGTTTCAAGGACATCAACGATTCGCTCGGCCACGCCGCCGGTGACCGGATCCTGCGCGCCGCCGCCACGCGACTGCAGGCGACGGTGGGCCCGCAGCACACGGTGGCCCGGCTCGGGGGCGATGAATTCACCGTCGTGCTCGAGGACATCGACACCGCCCTGCAGGCCGAGCAGATCGCGCGCGACGTGATCGGCGCCTTCGAACAGCCGCTGGACATCGACGAGCGCCACGACGTGGCGATCTCGCCGTCCATCGGCATCAGCCTCTACCCGGACCACGCGCAGATCCCCACCGATCTGCTCAAGCACGCCGACACCGCGATGTACCAGGCCAAGGCGGCGGGCCGGCGCACGTTCATGCGCTACACCGACGAGATGGACGTGGAGATCCGCGAGCGCGCCAACATCTCTGCGGCATTGCGCAAGGTGCTCGACCGCGGCGAACTGCAGTTGATGTTCCAGCCCCGCCTGTCGCTGACCCGCATGCAGGTCACGGGGGTGGAGGCGCTGTTGCGGTGGCACAGCTCGGAGTACGGCGACATCCCGCCGGACCGTTTCATCCCGCTGGCCGAGGAAAGCGGCCTGATCCTGGAGATCGGCGAGTGGGCCATGAACGAGGCCTGCCTCACCCTGCGCGACTGGCGCGAGCAGGGGCTGGATGAGATTTCGATGGCGGTCAACGTGTCGGCGCTGCAGCTGCTGCGCGGCCACCTGCCCGACGTGGTCCAGCGCGCACTGGCCGCCAGCACGATCCCCCCGCAGCGGCTGGAACTGGAGCTCACCGAGAGCGTGATCATGGCCAACGCCGAGCAGACGGCGGCCACGCTGGTGGCCATCCGGGACCTGGGCGTCGGCCTGGCGGTGGACGATTTCGGCACCGGCTATTCCTCTCTGGCCTATCTCAAGCGCCTGCCGATCAATGCCCTGAAGATCGACAAGGAGTTCATCGGCGACCTCACCCGGGACGCGGACGACGAGGCCATCACCAGCGCGGTCATCGCGCTGGCGCACTCGCTGGACCTGACCGTGGTGGCCGAGGGCGTTGAAACCGACGCGCAGGTGCAGTTCCTGCGCCAGCATGGCTGCGACGAGATCCAGGGCTACTGGCTGGCCCAGCCCATGGGCGCCGACCAGTGCCTGCACTTCCTGCGCAGCTGGGCCGTCGCGGCATCCGCGACCAGCCGGCACGCCACCTCGTTCTGA
- a CDS encoding UPF0149 family protein, producing MSPSEFHGSVCGWLAGGGEAGPDWLARVMADDALQAVPADSPLDLLRAASAAQLAHRSFEFELLMPGADAGLAERSGALFDWCRGFVGAFGLAAGDKALLSEDSREALADLVRLAGAQAQDEGDEEDEEALMEIEEFVRVAVMLLHGDCVLAPRHRQQFN from the coding sequence ATGTCCCCTTCAGAATTCCACGGCAGCGTCTGCGGCTGGCTGGCCGGCGGTGGCGAGGCGGGGCCGGACTGGCTGGCCCGGGTCATGGCGGACGATGCCTTGCAGGCCGTCCCCGCCGACAGTCCCCTGGACCTGCTGCGTGCGGCCAGCGCGGCGCAACTGGCGCATCGCAGCTTCGAATTCGAGCTGCTGATGCCGGGCGCCGATGCCGGCTTGGCCGAGCGCAGCGGCGCGCTGTTCGACTGGTGCCGCGGCTTCGTCGGCGCCTTCGGCCTGGCCGCGGGCGACAAGGCGCTGCTCTCCGAGGACAGCCGCGAGGCCCTGGCCGACCTGGTCCGCCTCGCCGGCGCGCAGGCGCAGGACGAGGGCGACGAAGAGGACGAGGAAGCCCTGATGGAAATCGAGGAGTTCGTGAGGGTCGCGGTCATGCTGCTGCACGGCGATTGCGTGCTCGCGCCGCGCCACCGGCAGCAGTTCAACTGA
- a CDS encoding aminopeptidase P N-terminal domain-containing protein, which yields MSLHKPLAIPARNHVRRRRQLMRMAGNDAILILPAAKEVVRSRDTHYPYRQDSDFNYLTGFPEPEAVLVLVPGRAHGETLLFCRERDPEREGWDGPRYGPEGAVDAFGLDDAYPITDLDDILPGLLEGRSRVYYHFGRDQEFDLKLIGWLNRVRAMVRMGAQPPHEFLELGHLLDEMRLFKDRDELRLMQRAADISVRAHEAAMRAVRAGMHEYELHAQVERVFREHDAEPAYGSIVGAGANACILHYRANNARVRDGDLVLLDAGAEYRGYAADITRTFPANGRFSREQRALHDLVLSAQQAALAQARPGVAYEEGHTAAVATLTEGLLRLGLLKGKLERNIADGHYRRFYRHKTGHWLGLDVHDVGEYRFDGDSRLLEPGMVFTIEPGLYISPDDTSVEARWRGIGIRIEDDVCITRDGHAVLTDALARSADEIESLMAA from the coding sequence ATGTCCCTGCACAAGCCGCTCGCGATTCCCGCCCGCAACCACGTCCGCCGCCGCCGCCAGCTCATGCGCATGGCAGGCAACGACGCGATCCTGATCCTGCCCGCCGCCAAGGAAGTCGTGCGCAGCCGCGACACCCACTACCCGTACCGGCAGGACTCCGATTTCAACTACCTCACCGGCTTCCCCGAGCCCGAGGCGGTGCTGGTGCTGGTGCCGGGCCGCGCGCACGGCGAGACCCTGCTGTTCTGCCGCGAGCGCGATCCCGAGCGCGAAGGCTGGGACGGGCCGCGCTACGGGCCGGAGGGCGCGGTGGATGCGTTCGGACTGGACGATGCGTATCCGATCACCGACCTGGACGACATCCTGCCGGGCCTCCTGGAAGGCCGCTCCAGGGTCTACTACCACTTCGGTCGCGACCAGGAGTTCGACCTCAAGCTCATCGGCTGGCTGAACCGTGTGCGCGCGATGGTCCGCATGGGCGCGCAGCCGCCCCACGAATTCCTCGAACTGGGCCACCTCCTGGACGAAATGCGGTTGTTCAAGGATCGCGACGAACTGCGGCTCATGCAGCGCGCCGCCGACATCAGCGTGCGCGCCCACGAGGCCGCCATGCGCGCGGTGCGCGCGGGGATGCACGAGTACGAACTGCACGCGCAGGTCGAACGCGTGTTCCGCGAGCACGACGCCGAGCCGGCCTACGGCAGCATCGTCGGCGCAGGCGCCAACGCCTGCATCCTGCATTACCGGGCCAACAACGCGCGCGTCCGCGACGGCGACCTGGTGCTGCTGGACGCCGGCGCCGAATACCGCGGCTACGCGGCCGACATCACCCGCACCTTTCCGGCCAACGGCCGCTTCAGTCGCGAGCAGCGGGCCCTGCACGACCTGGTGCTGTCCGCGCAGCAGGCGGCGCTGGCGCAGGCGCGCCCGGGGGTGGCTTACGAAGAGGGGCACACGGCTGCAGTGGCCACGCTCACCGAAGGCCTGCTGCGGCTCGGCCTGCTCAAGGGCAAGCTCGAACGCAACATCGCCGACGGCCACTACCGGCGCTTCTATCGTCACAAGACCGGCCACTGGCTGGGCCTGGACGTGCATGACGTCGGCGAGTACCGCTTCGATGGCGACTCGCGCCTGCTCGAGCCGGGCATGGTGTTCACCATCGAACCGGGGCTCTACATCTCGCCGGACGACACCAGTGTCGAGGCCCGGTGGCGCGGCATCGGCATCCGCATCGAGGACGACGTGTGCATCACCCGCGACGGCCACGCCGTGCTGACCGACGCCCTGGCCCGCAGTGCCGACGAGATCGAATCGCTGATGGCCGCGTGA
- a CDS encoding lytic transglycosylase domain-containing protein, whose product MSAPRVLAVLVLLLSIALPAQARTVYRCVRDGTVSLATAPEPGSRCQARQIADDAVKLPNLWGALGVVNGTLYERQQDGKTVYSTRNLPGSVKVLSFTVQTPPGEPAHTGLGDVGKPRLDRFAKQFQAAARSTGLDDAWLRAIAHAESGFDEKALSPKGAQGVMQLMPQTSREYGVSEPFAAGQSIDAGARHLRTLLRRYKGDLTLAAAAYNAGIGAVARYGGVPPYRETQAYIAKVQALHARYREALAAAAPRKGRSIAR is encoded by the coding sequence ATGTCCGCGCCCCGCGTCCTCGCCGTCCTGGTCCTGCTGCTGAGCATTGCGCTGCCCGCGCAGGCGCGCACGGTGTACCGCTGCGTGCGCGACGGCACGGTCAGCCTCGCCACCGCGCCCGAACCGGGTTCACGCTGCCAGGCCAGACAGATCGCTGACGACGCGGTGAAGCTGCCCAACCTGTGGGGCGCTCTGGGCGTGGTGAATGGCACGCTGTACGAACGACAGCAGGATGGCAAGACCGTCTACAGCACCCGCAACCTGCCCGGTTCGGTGAAGGTGCTGTCCTTTACCGTGCAGACGCCGCCCGGCGAGCCGGCGCATACCGGGCTGGGCGACGTCGGCAAGCCGCGGCTGGACCGCTTCGCGAAGCAGTTCCAGGCCGCGGCCCGCAGTACCGGGCTCGACGATGCCTGGCTGCGCGCGATCGCGCACGCCGAAAGCGGCTTCGACGAAAAGGCGTTGTCGCCGAAGGGCGCACAGGGCGTGATGCAGCTGATGCCGCAGACCTCGCGCGAGTACGGCGTGAGCGAGCCTTTCGCCGCCGGACAATCCATCGATGCGGGCGCGCGGCATCTGCGCACCCTGCTGCGCCGCTACAAGGGCGATCTGACCCTCGCGGCTGCCGCGTACAACGCCGGCATCGGCGCGGTCGCGCGCTACGGCGGCGTGCCGCCTTACCGCGAAACCCAGGCCTACATCGCCAAGGTTCAGGCCCTTCACGCCAGGTACCGCGAAGCGCTTGCGGCGGCCGCGCCGCGCAAGGGCCGGAGCATCGCCCGCTGA